From the Carya illinoinensis cultivar Pawnee chromosome 4, C.illinoinensisPawnee_v1, whole genome shotgun sequence genome, one window contains:
- the LOC122308060 gene encoding UDP-rhamnose/UDP-galactose transporter 6-like produces MIKKMNSAKMADRKAALDTASWMFNVITSVGIILVNKALMAKYGFTFATTLTGLHFATTTLLTVLLRRLGYIQPSHLPFSELLKFVLFANFSIVGMNVSLMWNSVGFYQIAKLSMIPVSCFLEVVLDKVRYSRDTKLSIVLVLLGVAVCTVTDVSVNAKGFIAALVAVWSTSLQQYYVHFLQRNYSLGSFNLLGHTAPAQAASLLVVGPFLDYWLTGERVHAYGYSLTSLSFIILSCTIAVGTNLSQFICIGRFTAVSFQVLGHMKTILVLVLGFIFFGKEGLNQQVVLGMIIAVAGMIWYGNASSKPGGKERRSHSIPSNKSQKHGVTAESPDLDDKV; encoded by the exons ATGATAAAAAAGATGAATTCAGCAAAGATGGCCGATAGGAAGGCAGCTCTTGACACTGCCTCATGGATGTTTAATGTCATCACATCTGTTGGAATAATCCTTGTCAACAAAGCCTTAATGGCTAAGTATGGCTTTACCTTTG CTACAACATTAACTGGTCTGCATTTTGCCACAACCACATTGTTGACTGTTCTTCTTAGGAGGCTGGGATACATTCAGCCATCTCATCTACCATTTTCTGAACTTctgaaatttgttttatttgcaaACTTTTCCATAGTTGGGATGAATGTGAGTTTAATGTGGAATTCTGTGGGATTCTATCAG ATTGCAAAGCTGAGTATGATCCCAGTATCTTGTTTTCTGGAAGTTGTCTTGGACAAGGTGCGTTACTCGAGGGACACAAAACTTAGCATAGTATTAGTACTCCTCGGAGTTGCAGTCTGTACTGTTACCGACGTGAGTGTCAATGCTAAGGGTTTTATAGCTGCTTTAGTCGCAGTTTGGAGCACTTCGCTACAGCAGTAT TATGTACACTTCCTCCAGCGGAATTATTCTCTTGGATCTTTCAACTTACTGGGACATACTGCTCCAGCACAGGCAGCATCCTTGCTGGTAGTAGGACCCTTTCTGGACTATTGGTTGACTGGTGAAAGAGTTCATGCATATGGCTATAGTCTCACATCTCTG TCATTCATAATACTGTCTTGCACCATTGCGGTAGGGACCAATCTGAGTCAATTCATCTGCATAGGAAGATTTACAGCCGTGTCGTTCCAAGTGCTTGGTCATATGAAGACTATTCTTGTCTTGGTGTTAGGATTCATTTTCTTTGGGAAAGAGGGTCTCAATCAACAAGTAGTTTTGGGTATGATCATTGCCGTTGCCGGAATGATCTGGTATGGCAATGCCTCATCTAAGCCAGGGGGGAAGGAGCGGCGTTCCCATTCCATTCCTAGCAACAAATCACAAAAACATGGCGTAACAGCAGAGTCCCCTGACCTGGATGACAAGGTCTAA